Proteins from a genomic interval of Spirochaetota bacterium:
- a CDS encoding M20/M25/M40 family metallo-hydrolase: MDMYKVLETIAVPRPNHSDALEKTSAYIQGLLASWDIPFTVQEFVLRPYQQLLVGYACFFLSLLVILFVVRRKPLPILIAAIGIGALLFMEFEYFIPLVSPLITKTGQNIIVSFPAADAVRELVFAAHYDSKTDFFDHIERAKLYRFIPIAGVLGMLMSLWVLLRKKFASLGKPALSIATVFLAGALSVYWGLVALGFGGYIFLSGQSCGAVDDGGSVVTLLALAKDIKEGRVKTGKSAVTIVFFAGEEVGPQGSRHFVKKYFGEDAAKRTVPASLVNLELVGQNGNMLYWRKNGIFLSFLATDAGLRERLDAAWKGVSGKTMDAAGHITDDALHFLRAGVPAITVGHTGLPGLGEGGFHDVTDCMDRVNTDNLYLMRTTLAKYIEGY, translated from the coding sequence ATGGATATGTACAAAGTGCTCGAAACGATCGCCGTACCCCGTCCCAATCACAGCGATGCCCTTGAAAAAACCTCGGCGTACATCCAGGGGCTGCTCGCATCGTGGGACATTCCCTTTACGGTACAGGAGTTCGTTTTGAGGCCCTACCAGCAGCTGCTGGTGGGCTATGCGTGTTTCTTCCTTTCGCTTCTCGTCATCCTGTTCGTAGTCAGGCGAAAGCCGTTGCCCATCCTCATCGCCGCGATCGGCATTGGGGCCCTGCTCTTTATGGAATTCGAATATTTTATTCCACTGGTCAGCCCGCTCATCACCAAAACTGGACAGAACATTATCGTAAGCTTCCCGGCCGCCGATGCCGTTCGCGAGCTGGTCTTCGCCGCGCACTACGACTCCAAGACCGATTTCTTCGACCATATCGAGCGCGCGAAGCTCTATCGCTTCATTCCGATCGCGGGTGTCCTCGGCATGCTGATGTCGTTGTGGGTGCTTCTTCGCAAAAAGTTCGCGTCGCTCGGGAAGCCGGCGCTCTCGATCGCCACGGTCTTTCTCGCGGGGGCGCTTTCGGTCTACTGGGGCCTGGTGGCCCTCGGTTTCGGCGGGTATATTTTCCTCTCCGGCCAGAGCTGCGGCGCGGTGGACGACGGGGGCTCCGTTGTGACGCTGCTTGCGCTCGCGAAGGACATAAAGGAGGGCAGGGTCAAAACGGGGAAGTCCGCCGTCACCATCGTCTTTTTCGCCGGGGAGGAGGTCGGGCCGCAGGGTTCGCGCCATTTCGTTAAGAAATATTTCGGTGAAGACGCGGCGAAGCGCACCGTCCCGGCCTCGCTCGTCAACCTGGAGCTCGTGGGCCAGAACGGCAACATGCTCTACTGGAGGAAGAACGGAATCTTCCTGTCATTCCTCGCGACCGATGCCGGTCTGCGCGAGCGGCTGGACGCGGCGTGGAAGGGCGTATCGGGTAAAACTATGGACGCGGCCGGCCACATCACCGACGACGCCCTGCATTTTCTCCGGGCCGGCGTTCCGGCGATCACTGTCGGGCACACGGGGCTTCCGGGCCTGGGCGAGGGCGGCTTCCACGACGTCACCGACTGCATGGACCGGGTGAACACGGACAACCTGTATCTGATGCGGACGACGCTCGCGAAATATATCGAGGGATATTGA
- a CDS encoding potassium transporter TrkG, which produces MRVNNLRRLSMTGSPFRLLVFGYITVTLAGAILLGLPVSTVDGKGQAFVDALFTATSGISTTGLVVVDIGGFYTLFGQIVLMCVFQIGGIGYMSIILFMAQMLGMRTSIVTQVVASESLAGPGLRELGRFFIATIIFTLIFELAGAVVLSLRWMEEYAFGRAIYLGVFHSISAFCTAGFGLFPDSLMRYRDDTVINVTISIISLAGGLGFFVLHELFLALRRKRGKNRRLQLSVHTRLVLGMTVMIIGLSSTVLFFSGRWDSSMKAYERMLVSLFQAISASTTDGFNTVDIGALNMTGLVVLMALMFVGASPGSTGGGIKTTTMGVILRFMLAQLMGRESAVNLFEREIPAASVFKAFGIFTWFILIILADMAVLTMTEDAPFSGILFEVISALGNTGLSTGITPGLSTAGRIVLTITMLIGRVGPLTFGYFIIGRAKPLPYRFAEENVFIG; this is translated from the coding sequence GTGAGAGTGAACAATCTGCGAAGGCTTTCCATGACGGGCTCGCCGTTTCGGTTGCTCGTGTTCGGATATATAACGGTCACGCTTGCGGGTGCGATACTCCTGGGTCTGCCGGTTTCGACCGTCGACGGGAAGGGACAGGCATTCGTGGACGCGCTGTTCACCGCGACTTCAGGAATCAGCACGACGGGACTCGTGGTGGTGGATATCGGCGGTTTTTATACGCTCTTCGGCCAGATAGTCCTTATGTGCGTGTTTCAGATAGGCGGGATCGGCTATATGAGCATCATCCTGTTTATGGCTCAGATGCTGGGTATGCGCACTTCGATCGTTACCCAGGTGGTCGCCAGCGAATCACTGGCGGGACCGGGATTGCGCGAGCTGGGACGATTCTTTATCGCAACGATCATATTCACTCTTATCTTCGAGCTTGCGGGTGCGGTGGTTCTCAGCCTGCGCTGGATGGAAGAATATGCATTCGGCCGGGCGATATACCTCGGCGTTTTTCACTCGATCAGCGCCTTCTGCACGGCCGGTTTCGGTCTGTTTCCCGACAGTCTCATGCGGTACAGGGACGATACCGTCATTAATGTGACAATCAGCATCATATCGCTGGCGGGCGGACTGGGGTTTTTCGTGCTTCACGAGTTATTCCTCGCATTGAGGCGAAAGCGCGGGAAGAATCGCCGGCTTCAACTGTCGGTGCACACCAGGCTGGTGCTCGGGATGACAGTCATGATCATCGGACTTTCTTCCACGGTGCTGTTCTTTTCCGGCCGCTGGGATTCTTCGATGAAAGCGTACGAACGTATGCTCGTCTCGCTGTTCCAGGCGATCTCGGCCTCGACCACGGACGGTTTCAATACCGTGGACATCGGCGCGTTGAACATGACCGGTCTGGTGGTGCTGATGGCCCTAATGTTTGTGGGCGCCTCGCCGGGAAGTACCGGGGGAGGCATCAAAACGACCACCATGGGCGTCATTCTCCGCTTCATGTTAGCCCAGCTCATGGGGCGCGAGTCGGCGGTCAACCTTTTCGAGCGTGAGATCCCGGCGGCCTCGGTGTTCAAGGCCTTCGGCATATTCACGTGGTTCATACTCATCATCCTGGCCGACATGGCGGTGTTGACGATGACCGAAGACGCCCCTTTTTCGGGGATTCTCTTCGAGGTGATATCGGCGCTCGGCAATACGGGGCTCTCTACCGGCATCACGCCGGGTCTCTCGACCGCAGGCAGGATCGTGCTTACCATAACCATGCTGATCGGCCGGGTCGGACCGCTCACCTTCGGATATTTCATCATCGGAAGGGCGAAGCCGCTTCCCTATCGCTTCGCCGAGGAGAACGTATTTATAGGATAG
- the kdpB gene encoding potassium-transporting ATPase subunit KdpB, whose translation MTLWQSGFMLLALKESFKKLNPFTLWRNVVMFVVEIGAFITVAVTVRDILNGEDFSLGLQVGIWMWATVLFANFAEALAEIQGKARAESLRSTRGSLVAVRVLENGKTENVSAGLLKKNDVIIVNEEETVPGDGDIIEGTALVDESAITGESAPVIRESGGDRCGVTGGTMILSGRIIVRITVNPGETFLDHMIKMVESAKRRKTPNEIALEILLVSLTVLFLVVVFTLPAFARYMGITVTLPVLISLLVCLMPTTIGGLLPAIGIAGMDRLLAHNVVAMSGRAVEASGDVSVVLLDKTGTITLGNRMAAEFIPADGIKMTDLARAALFASIADETPEGRSIVVLAKKEMGIRGHDIRSPEGSVFIPFTPDSGMSGIDMNGMIIRKGACESIEEYLKKRNSSIPGRIRQIVDRIGKAGETPLVVVEDNRTIGVIRLKDVMKPGIAARLADLRRMGIRSVMITGDNPLTAASIAAEAGVDDFLSQAKPETKLEVIRKYQREGHMLAMIGDGTNDAPALAQADVAVAMNAGTQAAREAANMIDLDSSPTKLLDIVETGKEILITRGALTTFSIANDVAKYFAILPALFAVAYPALNVLNIMHLANPASAVLSAVVFNALVIPALIPLALRGVRYRFISVSRLLRRNFLIYGIGGMALPFIGIKIIDLFIALTGLA comes from the coding sequence ATGACTCTATGGCAATCAGGATTCATGTTACTGGCTTTAAAGGAATCTTTTAAAAAACTGAACCCGTTCACCCTCTGGAGAAACGTGGTCATGTTCGTCGTTGAGATCGGCGCCTTCATCACCGTGGCGGTGACGGTCCGCGATATTCTCAACGGGGAGGATTTTTCCCTGGGCCTCCAGGTCGGCATCTGGATGTGGGCCACCGTTCTCTTCGCCAATTTCGCCGAGGCGCTGGCGGAGATACAGGGAAAAGCGCGGGCGGAATCGCTGCGGAGCACGCGAGGAAGTCTTGTCGCGGTCAGGGTCCTTGAAAACGGCAAAACCGAAAATGTATCCGCCGGCCTCCTGAAAAAAAATGATGTCATTATTGTCAATGAAGAAGAGACCGTTCCCGGCGACGGCGATATCATCGAAGGCACCGCTCTGGTGGACGAATCGGCCATTACCGGGGAATCGGCGCCGGTGATACGCGAGTCCGGCGGCGACCGCTGCGGAGTAACCGGTGGGACGATGATCCTCTCGGGGAGGATCATCGTCAGGATCACCGTAAACCCCGGCGAAACTTTCCTGGACCATATGATCAAAATGGTCGAGAGCGCAAAGCGGCGGAAAACACCCAACGAGATCGCGCTCGAGATACTTCTCGTCAGCCTCACGGTGCTTTTCCTCGTGGTGGTCTTCACGCTTCCGGCCTTCGCCCGTTACATGGGGATAACCGTCACACTGCCCGTTCTGATATCGCTGCTCGTATGCCTCATGCCCACCACCATCGGAGGATTGCTGCCCGCCATCGGCATCGCGGGCATGGACCGGCTTCTCGCGCACAACGTGGTGGCGATGAGCGGCAGGGCCGTCGAGGCCTCGGGCGATGTCAGCGTCGTGTTGCTCGACAAAACCGGCACCATCACGCTGGGCAACCGCATGGCCGCGGAATTTATCCCGGCGGACGGCATAAAGATGACGGATCTGGCGCGGGCCGCCCTGTTCGCCTCCATCGCGGATGAAACCCCCGAGGGTCGGAGCATCGTGGTTTTGGCGAAAAAAGAGATGGGTATCCGCGGACACGATATCCGGTCGCCGGAAGGTTCGGTTTTCATACCCTTTACACCGGACTCGGGGATGAGCGGGATCGACATGAACGGCATGATAATACGGAAGGGCGCGTGCGAATCCATTGAGGAATATCTGAAAAAGCGGAACTCGTCGATTCCCGGACGGATACGGCAAATCGTCGACCGGATCGGGAAGGCGGGCGAGACGCCGCTGGTTGTGGTCGAGGACAACCGGACCATAGGCGTTATACGGCTGAAAGACGTAATGAAGCCGGGTATCGCGGCGAGACTCGCGGATTTGCGCCGCATGGGCATCCGGTCGGTCATGATAACGGGCGACAATCCGCTCACCGCGGCCTCCATCGCGGCCGAGGCGGGTGTGGACGATTTCCTGTCGCAGGCGAAGCCCGAAACCAAGCTCGAGGTGATCAGGAAATACCAGCGGGAAGGCCACATGCTTGCGATGATCGGCGACGGCACCAACGACGCCCCGGCCCTGGCTCAGGCCGACGTTGCGGTGGCCATGAACGCCGGAACGCAGGCCGCGCGCGAGGCCGCCAACATGATCGACCTGGACTCGTCCCCCACCAAGCTCCTGGATATCGTCGAGACGGGAAAGGAGATACTCATCACCCGGGGTGCGCTTACCACCTTCAGCATCGCCAACGACGTGGCAAAATACTTCGCCATCTTACCGGCCCTCTTCGCGGTCGCTTACCCCGCACTGAACGTCCTCAATATCATGCATCTTGCGAATCCGGCATCGGCCGTTCTTTCGGCGGTGGTTTTCAACGCGCTCGTCATCCCGGCGCTCATCCCGCTGGCGCTTAGAGGTGTCCGGTACCGGTTCATCTCCGTTTCCCGCCTGCTGCGGAGGAACTTTCTCATCTATGGCATCGGCGGGATGGCGCTGCCGTTTATCGGAATCAAGATCATCGATTTATTTATTGCGCTCACCGGACTGGCGTAG
- a CDS encoding MarR family transcriptional regulator → MSKDTLLFLIGKIHFKADKLLTRELNRHGITGIAPSHGEILGVLTVRGPLMMKDIAKIIDKDKSTVTALINKLIERGYVAKSRDNHDSRISIIELTQKGKSISGEILKISQGLRKKAYNRISDQERDAIYELLSKIHRNFGG, encoded by the coding sequence ATGAGCAAGGACACCTTATTATTCCTGATAGGCAAGATCCACTTCAAGGCGGACAAGCTGCTCACCAGGGAGCTTAACCGGCACGGGATAACCGGGATCGCGCCGTCCCACGGCGAGATACTGGGGGTCCTTACCGTACGCGGCCCCCTGATGATGAAGGACATCGCGAAAATAATCGACAAGGACAAATCCACGGTCACGGCCCTCATCAACAAGCTCATCGAACGGGGATATGTGGCCAAGTCCAGGGATAACCACGACAGCCGCATCAGCATAATCGAACTTACGCAGAAAGGTAAATCGATAAGCGGCGAGATCCTGAAAATCTCCCAAGGCCTGCGTAAAAAAGCATACAACAGGATCAGCGACCAGGAGCGAGACGCCATCTACGAGCTTCTCTCGAAGATCCACCGGAATTTCGGAGGA
- the kdpA gene encoding potassium-transporting ATPase subunit KdpA, with the protein MNHYDFPAGMLFFAMLIVSSIPLGRYMAKVFAGEPTLISRAVRPLENAVCRVCGVDASMEMSWKTYAMAFVVFNIIGIAALMALQMGQYPLPLNPQKLAGVRWDTAFNTAVSFVTNTNWQSYAGESTMSSLTQMAGLAVQNFISAAVGMAAGVAFVRGFMRRESDTVGNFWVDTTRSILYVLLPLSIITGIILMSQGVVQTFSRHAVAETLEGSRQLLPLGPAASQVAIKQLGSNGGGFFNANSAHPFENPTFAANLVENFAILLIPMAFVFMFGYMIKKTKQGRALFYAMLILFIVGLGVILYTESQPNPALSGAGIYGGNLEGKETRFGVFWSGVWSESTTTTSNGSVNGMHNSYMPLGGMIQMFNIGIGEVIFGGVGVGLIGVLFYAILAMFVAGLMIGRTPEFMGKKLGPFEMIMAMISMLVPMISMIVFSAIAVSTDAGLAGLNNPSSRGLSEILYAYSSGSGNNGSAFAGLGANTVFYNGTIAIAMLIGRFATVIPALAVAGSLAKKKTVPESGASFPTTGLLFIIILMSVIFIMGALGFFPVYSLGPILEHLFVNQGNLF; encoded by the coding sequence ATGAACCATTACGATTTCCCGGCCGGGATGCTTTTCTTCGCCATGCTGATCGTATCTTCCATCCCGCTGGGGCGTTACATGGCGAAGGTGTTCGCCGGCGAACCGACTTTAATAAGTCGCGCCGTCCGCCCGCTGGAAAATGCCGTTTGCCGCGTTTGCGGCGTGGATGCATCGATGGAGATGTCGTGGAAGACGTATGCCATGGCCTTCGTCGTTTTCAACATTATCGGCATAGCGGCGCTGATGGCCCTGCAGATGGGGCAGTATCCGCTGCCGCTTAACCCGCAAAAGCTGGCGGGCGTGCGCTGGGATACGGCGTTCAACACGGCCGTGTCCTTCGTTACCAATACGAACTGGCAGTCCTATGCGGGTGAATCGACAATGAGCAGCCTGACGCAGATGGCCGGGCTTGCCGTGCAGAATTTTATTTCGGCCGCCGTCGGAATGGCCGCGGGCGTGGCCTTCGTCAGGGGGTTCATGCGCAGGGAGTCCGATACCGTCGGAAATTTCTGGGTTGATACCACGCGCTCGATCCTGTACGTGCTGCTGCCGCTTTCGATCATTACGGGCATAATCCTCATGTCGCAGGGTGTCGTTCAGACCTTCAGCCGCCACGCCGTGGCGGAAACGCTGGAGGGTTCCAGGCAGCTTCTTCCGCTGGGTCCGGCCGCGTCACAGGTCGCCATCAAGCAGCTCGGTTCCAACGGCGGGGGCTTTTTCAACGCCAATTCCGCCCACCCGTTCGAAAACCCGACATTCGCGGCGAACCTCGTCGAGAATTTCGCCATTCTTCTCATCCCGATGGCCTTCGTCTTCATGTTCGGCTATATGATCAAAAAAACAAAACAGGGGCGGGCCCTTTTTTACGCCATGCTGATCCTCTTCATTGTGGGACTGGGGGTTATCCTCTATACCGAATCCCAACCGAACCCCGCCCTTTCCGGTGCCGGCATTTACGGCGGGAACCTGGAGGGCAAGGAAACCCGTTTCGGAGTATTCTGGTCCGGGGTCTGGAGCGAGTCAACCACCACGACCTCCAACGGTTCGGTCAACGGCATGCACAACAGCTATATGCCGCTGGGCGGAATGATACAGATGTTCAACATCGGCATCGGCGAGGTTATCTTCGGCGGCGTGGGCGTTGGCCTCATCGGCGTGCTTTTCTACGCAATCCTCGCGATGTTCGTCGCGGGCCTCATGATAGGGCGGACCCCGGAGTTCATGGGCAAGAAACTCGGTCCCTTCGAGATGATCATGGCGATGATATCGATGCTCGTGCCGATGATATCGATGATCGTATTCTCCGCGATAGCGGTTTCCACGGATGCGGGACTTGCGGGGTTGAACAATCCCTCGTCCCGCGGCCTCTCGGAGATACTCTATGCCTATTCATCGGGCAGCGGCAACAACGGCTCCGCCTTCGCGGGCCTGGGGGCCAACACCGTTTTTTATAACGGTACGATCGCGATCGCGATGCTCATCGGCCGTTTCGCGACGGTAATCCCGGCGCTCGCCGTGGCCGGTTCGCTCGCAAAAAAGAAAACAGTGCCCGAGAGCGGTGCGAGCTTCCCGACGACCGGTCTTCTGTTCATCATCATTCTCATGAGCGTGATCTTCATCATGGGAGCGCTCGGCTTCTTCCCGGTCTACTCCCTCGGGCCGATACTGGAACATCTGTTCGTCAATCAGGGAAATCTTTTTTAG